The following DNA comes from Plasmodium vivax chromosome 11, whole genome shotgun sequence.
aaacacgcacaTAAAAGTTGCACAAATGTGTAGAGGATGACGCACACGAGTTGTACAAATGCGTAGAGGACGACACACACCCTCAGGGAGAAGCCTAACAAAACCTCCCCGCTGGAGCCACCCCAACGCTTGGACAATCCTCCCCCTTCCAACAAATCGCTCCTATTTTGAGATGGGCCTAATTTTCCATCTTGAACTTCCCGTAGTCGAAGTCGCCGGAGCGCAGCCTATCCGTGATGCCACACAGCACACTCGAAATGTCTTCGAAAATTTTGCTCTCCTTTGGGACACCCAGCGAGAGGATTATATGCACCACAGCTGACACAATCAAGTTGTGCAATTTGCTGGAATAATCGTAATTCGTGAGGacaaagttgtaaaaaatatttttaacaaaatcgTGAAGGGCATCGTCACTCAGCAAAGAAAGGATGCCCCTCGCACTTTTTAATATCTTCAAACACCTCATtaggaaaatgtttttttttttttggctgcttatatttttatatccctcgaaaaatgtaaatacgCAGTTGTTtatcttctccttcaccatGTCGGTGACTTCTCTGCGGTCCTGATTGTATAGGAGGTACTCCGCGAGGATTACACACAAATTGCAGCTTTGCTTCAGAGATAGGGGGTTCCATGCCTCCACTAGTTCGTGCACCttgttgttaaaaatatgctcGTACAATTTTCGGAGGACCTCCTGTTCGTCGTCCACTTGGTAGATGTACATCAGCTCGTCCATAAATTTGTACCACTCGAAGCTCTTTACGCTGGGGTTGTTGTGGAAGCGTTTCTTCGCgggtttgtattttttttctctccccaggggggggttctcccccaTTGGCGATTCACCCACAATTGGCGGTTTTTCCCCGACTGGCGATTCTCCCTCCATTGGCGATTCTTCCAGTGTTGCCTCTCCTCCCACTACGGCTGCACTCGAACTGGAGAGGGAAGACGCGCCCTCCACCTCTGACGAGTGCATGCTCCGCCCGGTCTCGCTTCCGGTCGATGGGTCCCCCGGGGAGGCATCCGCGTAGGGATCCGCCGCGGGAGCTGCTGCGTCCGCCTCAAACGACGAATTGGCGGCATCATCTGCGTATGCCCAATTCAGCACAGGGGGTAGGacctgcttcccccctcgcggCACGCTATTGGCGCTGACGAAGTGTTCATTTCTGTGTAACTGCACAAACTTGGCATGCATCTGCCCGGAGAGGCTCCCCGCCATTTGATCTTCGACCAAGGAGAGtagcttcctttttttagtTCTCGTTTGATAAAATTGGTAGAGAGGATCCCAAAACAGCaactcccattttgcaaaaaaaaaaaaaatgggatcGAATAGGGACATGCACTTATGCTGTACGTAAAAATCTTCGTTGTGTAATTTGAGcaggtaaaaatatttgatggcatttttaaagtttgcaaaatgggggtgcACATCTTTGAAGATGTTCCTGATGGATATGAGGTACCTCCTCCTTAATGCTTTCATCTTACCTGTTTGGAAGTACTTCTCCTTCTGttccttccgcttcttcctttgcgTTGCAGTTGCCTGGTCATTCTGCATAGCCCCGTTTGAGGTCCCCCCCCAATCGGAGTCCTCCGACGAGTCGGTTGAGTAATTGCTGGAGAACCCATCGAACAGGTAGTGCACACGTGTGTCGTTGAACCCACTGGGGTGTTTCACCTCATTGATGAGGTGCTCCTCCACAGGTGCATAGTCGTGTGTAGAGTAGCCGCTAGGAACCACCCCATCCGTTGCCAACAGGGTGACCACCTCCTTCTTGCCCCCctctttcttcctcttgtAATACTTcgtattataaatatactcCTTTGCAAAAACGAGTTTGTAATTTTCGTAGTATTCCCTATAAAGATACAGCTTCAAATTTTGGtaaacgataaaaaaaatgacatccATCTCGAAGGACTCTACTAGCGCGTTGTTCATCAGGTTGCTCTTCACCTTGATGAGCTTCATCATATGATGGAAGAACCTGAAGAAGCTTTCGCAAGTGACAAGTTGCTTCGTTCTCTTTCTTTTGAGGTCCTTCAATTCGATGCACTTTttcttgtaaattttttctaaacttTTCACCTGCCCAGACTCATCCTTTCGCAACTTGTATTCTTCGAATAGGTCCCCGATGTGTTTATACATTTCCACCAGTTGCGTGTTGCACACGGAGTGTTCTTTAAACGTCCTCTCGATTTCACGGAAGAGGGTTTCATTTTCGTCTTGGTACATGCGGTCGCTGCTGTGGGCGTCGTCGTTTGGGCAGTGCCCACTTGTGAGCTTCCACTCCTTTTCATCCTCACCAGTTTGCCCTTCGTGCGACTCGCTTGGATGCCACCCCCCTGGGTCATTCACTGTGGGGAAGTCCGCAGGGGCCCCCGGCGGACCATCGCCTTGCGAAGAACCCTTCTTCAGGTTAAACCCAACTGGGTGGTTACTCTGCTTAGACGTCCCATCGAAAAAGGTACCGCTTACGCCACCCTCATCGGGGGGGACCCCCCACTGCACGTCCCTCTTCTGTTCCTTTAACTGCGAAACGAGTTTGATGTCTACGATTCTTCTAATCAGGTCATCCTCCTGCATCTGTTTTAGGTAGTCTGCATGGTAGCTCCCCACCTCGTGTTCGTGTCCCCCCTCAGGGGGTGCTCCCCCTCCAAAGAAGCTCCCCACCTCGtcacttttgtttttttttattatgagtctgttcttcatttcgctCACCGATTCGTAGTGGTAAATGTCGTCCACTTCTAAGTCGTCTTCGCTGAGCAGGGGGTCGCCTCCGGGCAGCAGGCGGTCAGCTCCCGTCAGTAGGGGGTCAGCTCCCGTCGGTAGGGGGCCATCTCCCGTCACTACGCAGCCGCCCTGCCCCCAcgttgccatttttccccttccaccAAACTGCTGGGCagtctcccccccctcgtggCCCTCCTCCAGCACGTAGCTGTACCTATCGCtgagcttcttcttttttcgtaGGATTTGTTTCTTCAGCTTTATCCTTTCGATGagtcttttttcctcctcgtcttGGTAGTCCTCCTCCTGTTGGAAGCCCTCCTCGTTTGGGAAGCCCCCCTCGTATTGGAAGTCCCCCTCATTTTGGTAGTCCTCCTCCCTTTCCCTCGtagctgcttccccccttcgacACCCCCCCCTCTGGTTGTGAGCGTATCTATCTTGAGATGCGTCCCCACCGCTGAGGTCCACATCGAAGGGGTTATCTCCCATCGGCGCAGTTCCGCTCCTCTGCGTGGAGTACGTTTGTGCGTTTGTTTGCCCCCCCTTGGTGCTTGCAGCATTGCCCTCATGGTTAGGCAAacgttcttcttcttgtgcTGCCCGATTGGCATCACCCTGGTGGGGGTCTACCCCGTACCTTCGAATGAGAAACTCCCGTGCGGATAGCCCCCCTGGGAGTGGTTCCCTGTGCTCAGCGTCACTTTCGACGGGGCTGGCCTCTACCCCTTTGGCTGCGTTCCCCTCGTTTGGTGAGTCATCCACGTGGATGGACCCGCTTTGAATGGACCCGCTTTGGATGCCCCTCTGTAGACCCTTCCTCTTCCGAAGGGCCACATAACAGTCGTCTTCATCATCACTGTAGATGTGGAAGCTCGTGTTCATCCTGTTAACCTTCCTCGTCTcttcgtttttcttcttctccctgcTGCTGATTCTTCCCTTCTTGGTGGCTGCCTCTTGGGTGGGCGTCCATCCCAAATGCAACTGAGATGGGGGTACCGAGGGTGGTAGCGAATGGGGCAGCAGAGGGTGTAGCGCGGTGGGCGCGTCCGGCCCCTTCCCCTCCTCCAATTGGTCATTGCGCTCGTCCTGCTCAGCTCCCCTCCCATATGCTTCTTCATATGTTTCCTCATCGAGTGGCTCTCCTACGCGGGTGTCGTCTTGGATTGCAAATCCCCCTTCGGGGAGGGGCGGTGCTGCAGCTTCACTCTTGGTGACGCATACGTCGGTGGTGCTCCTCCCCACTGGGGCTTCTTCCTGGTAGGAGCTTTCCCTCCCTCCATCATCGGGGGGCACATTCAAATTGGAGTGGTCCTCCCCCGTGACCTTCCGAATGTTCCGTTTGATTACTTTTCTCTTCGAAAACATGGTAAAGGGAAGGGGAGGATTTCAGTTTGGGTTTGGCTGATCCGTTGGCTTAAATGGCCCTTTTGTGGGGGGCATCCACTCAGCTATTTGCTGCTTACAACTTAACAGTGGGTCCTTTTCACTTCGCTAGCTTCACCTACTCAACAGTGGGTCCCTCTCACCCCACTGGTTCAAAATCAATTTGCGAAAAAAGCTTCCCTTTCCCGGGTTCGTCAGATTGGAGGCGGCGTTCCCACATCTCCACAGTTTTTGCCTTCTTTTAATGGGATGAAGTTGGATCGGGAGAAGCCGCCGGAGAAGCCGCGGGAGAAGTCGCGGAAGAAGGTGCGGGGTGGTGCACATGGTTACATCGGGATGTTCCTCAGCTCGGggcatcttcttcttcctcctctttttttttttttttttttttttttcgtgtaaGCAGCGTGGCGGTATGGAGCTAGCGCGGCGTTTCCCCGTCGATTCGCTCAATAGTAGCCTCCACCGtggctgcttttttttttttcccctcactacttctttattttccGCTGACCGGATAATCGCGCGCTTCCACC
Coding sequences within:
- a CDS encoding hypothetical protein, conserved (encoded by transcript PVX_113985A); this encodes MFSKRKVIKRNIRKVTGEDHSNLNVPPDDGGRESSYQEEAPVGRSTTDVCVTKSEAAAPPLPEGGFAIQDDTRVGEPLDEETYEEAYGRGAEQDERNDQLEEGKGPDAPTALHPLLPHSLPPSVPPSQLHLGWTPTQEAATKKGRISSREKKKNEETRKVNRMNTSFHIYSDDEDDCYVALRKRKGLQRGIQSGSIQSGSIHVDDSPNEGNAAKGVEASPVESDAEHREPLPGGLSAREFLIRRYGVDPHQGDANRAAQEEERLPNHEGNAASTKGGQTNAQTYSTQRSGTAPMGDNPFDVDLSGGDASQDRYAHNQRGGCRRGEAATREREEDYQNEGDFQYEGGFPNEEGFQQEEDYQDEEEKRLIERIKLKKQILRKKKKLSDRYSYVLEEGHEGGETAQQFGGRGKMATWGQGGCVVTGDGPLPTGADPLLTGADRLLPGGDPLLSEDDLEVDDIYHYESVSEMKNRLIIKKNKSDEVGSFFGGGAPPEGGHEHEVGSYHADYLKQMQEDDLIRRIVDIKLVSQLKEQKRDVQWGVPPDEGGVSGTFFDGTSKQSNHPVGFNLKKGSSQGDGPPGAPADFPTVNDPGGWHPSESHEGQTGEDEKEWKLTSGHCPNDDAHSSDRMYQDENETLFREIERTFKEHSVCNTQLVEMYKHIGDLFEEYKLRKDESGQVKSLEKIYKKKCIELKDLKRKRTKQLVTCESFFRFFHHMMKLIKVKSNLMNNALVESFEMDVIFFIVYQNLKLYLYREYYENYKLVFAKEYIYNTKYYKRKKEGGKKEVVTLLATDGVVPSGYSTHDYAPVEEHLINEVKHPSGFNDTRVHYLFDGFSSNYSTDSSEDSDWGGTSNGAMQNDQATATQRKKRKEQKEKYFQTGKMKALRRRYLISIRNIFKDVHPHFANFKNAIKYFYLLKLHNEDFYVQHKCMSLFDPIFFFFAKWELLFWDPLYQFYQTRTKKRKLLSLVEDQMAGSLSGQMHAKFVQLHRNEHFVSANSVPRGGKQVLPPVLNWAYADDAANSSFEADAAAPAADPYADASPGDPSTGSETGRSMHSSEVEGASSLSSSSAAVVGGEATLEESPMEGESPVGEKPPIVGESPMGENPPLGREKKYKPAKKRFHNNPSVKSFEWYKFMDELMYIYQVDDEQEVLRKLYEHIFNNKVHELVEAWNPLSLKQSCNLCVILAEYLLYNQDRREVTDMVKEKINNCVFTFFEGYKNISSQKKKNIFLMRCLKILKSARGILSLLSDDALHDFVKNIFYNFVLTNYDYSSKLHNLIVSAVVHIILSLGVPKESKIFEDISSVLCGITDRLRSGDFDYGKFKMEN